The following proteins come from a genomic window of Aequorivita marisscotiae:
- the lgt gene encoding prolipoprotein diacylglyceryl transferase produces the protein MHYLSFTWNPSEGIDLGFFMIRYYSLMFVVAFTLGWILTKKIYEREKLSQEKLDSLFIYMVVAVLVGARLGHVIFYQPELFAEDPLSVFLPISTVPEFEFTGFQGLASHGAAIAILIAMYYYTKNVIKKPFLWIMDRIVIAVAAGGIFVRIGNFMNSEIIGKPSGDFPLGVRFLHDGIDKQDAVNVTGIQNPKAAYDAIIHNPQFVDFLNSVPFRHPAQLYEAAGYVIVFLVCWYLYWKTERRRQIGYIFGVFLILLFTVRFLVEFVKVSQGGFESALGLLSTGQWLSVPFIIAGIYIMWKASKKPIVV, from the coding sequence ATGCACTACTTAAGTTTTACCTGGAATCCTTCTGAAGGGATTGATCTTGGCTTTTTTATGATCCGTTACTACAGTTTAATGTTTGTTGTGGCATTTACGCTGGGTTGGATACTCACTAAAAAGATTTACGAACGCGAAAAACTGTCGCAGGAAAAACTGGACAGTCTTTTTATTTATATGGTTGTGGCCGTACTAGTGGGTGCGCGTTTGGGTCATGTGATTTTTTACCAACCCGAGCTTTTTGCAGAGGACCCACTTTCGGTATTTCTACCTATAAGCACGGTTCCCGAGTTTGAATTCACGGGATTTCAGGGCTTGGCTAGTCACGGTGCCGCAATCGCTATTTTAATTGCTATGTATTATTACACAAAAAATGTTATCAAAAAACCGTTTTTGTGGATTATGGACCGCATAGTAATTGCCGTTGCCGCGGGCGGTATTTTTGTACGAATCGGCAATTTTATGAATTCTGAAATCATCGGGAAACCATCTGGCGATTTTCCATTGGGGGTTCGGTTTCTGCACGATGGAATTGACAAACAAGACGCAGTGAACGTAACAGGAATTCAAAATCCGAAAGCTGCCTATGACGCAATTATACACAACCCACAGTTCGTAGATTTCCTCAACAGCGTTCCCTTTCGTCATCCGGCACAGCTTTATGAAGCCGCAGGTTATGTAATTGTATTTTTGGTGTGCTGGTATTTGTATTGGAAAACCGAGCGCAGAAGGCAAATAGGCTACATTTTTGGCGTGTTTTTAATACTACTTTTCACAGTTCGTTTTTTAGTAGAGTTTGTAAAAGTAAGTCAAGGCGGATTTGAATCTGCTTTAGGATTACTTTCTACTGGGCAGTGGCTAAGCGTACCTTTTATAATTGCCGGAATCTACATTATGTGGAAAGCTTCAAAAAAACCTATTGTTGTATAA
- the yidD gene encoding membrane protein insertion efficiency factor YidD has product MKKILTYPFVLLIKGYQNFISPFTPNTCRYSPTCSHYAVEALQKHGLLKGGWLAVKRIASCNPWGGSGYDPVPPKKN; this is encoded by the coding sequence TTGAAAAAAATACTTACATATCCTTTTGTTTTATTGATAAAGGGATATCAAAATTTTATTTCGCCTTTTACGCCCAATACCTGCCGCTACTCCCCCACTTGTTCGCATTACGCCGTAGAAGCTTTGCAAAAACACGGCTTGTTAAAAGGAGGTTGGCTTGCCGTAAAACGAATTGCAAGCTGTAATCCGTGGGGCGGCTCTGGTTATGACCCAGTTCCTCCAAAAAAGAATTAA
- the cysS gene encoding cysteine--tRNA ligase has translation MKSSDLYIYNSLSKSKEKFTPIHEGAVGMYVCGPTVYSNVHLGNCRTFLSFDLIFRYLKHLGYKVRYVRNITDAGHLENDGESGDDPILKKARLEQLEPMEVVQKYTVDFHTIMAKFNALPPSIEPTATGHIYEQIAIVEKIIDEGFAYEKNGSVYFDVLKFNETNNYGKLSGRQIEDMIANTRELAAQSDKKNPQDFALWKKAEPQHIMRWPSPWSDGFPGWHLECTAMSTKYLGNQFDIHGGGMDLKFPHHECEIAQAEACNNLTPVNYWMHANMLTLNGKKMSKSTGNYILPDEMFSGKNDILSKPFSPTVTKFFMYQAHYRSILDFSSDALEASEKGFNRLMDAYRMLADLNISEKSSINVENWRKACYDAMNDDFNSPILIAHLFETVKFANTIKEGKETISAEDLELLKQTMEDFLFDVLGLEDSISENSQDGEKLSAAVELLIQLRNKARADKDFAMSDKIRDELASKGIQLKDGKEGTTFSLN, from the coding sequence TTGAAATCGTCAGATTTATACATTTACAATTCTCTTTCAAAAAGTAAAGAAAAATTTACCCCCATTCACGAAGGTGCAGTAGGCATGTATGTTTGCGGCCCAACTGTTTACAGCAATGTACATTTGGGAAACTGCCGAACTTTCCTTTCTTTCGATTTAATTTTTCGCTATTTAAAACATTTAGGCTACAAAGTGCGCTATGTTCGGAATATTACTGACGCTGGCCATTTGGAAAACGACGGCGAGAGCGGAGATGATCCAATTTTGAAAAAAGCACGATTGGAGCAATTGGAACCTATGGAAGTGGTTCAAAAATACACGGTAGATTTTCATACCATAATGGCAAAATTCAACGCCTTGCCTCCAAGCATTGAACCTACGGCTACCGGGCATATCTACGAACAAATTGCTATAGTTGAAAAAATTATTGACGAAGGCTTTGCTTACGAAAAAAACGGCTCGGTATATTTTGATGTTTTAAAGTTTAACGAAACAAACAATTACGGAAAATTAAGCGGTAGGCAAATTGAAGATATGATCGCCAATACGCGCGAACTTGCAGCTCAAAGCGATAAAAAAAACCCACAGGATTTTGCACTTTGGAAAAAAGCCGAACCGCAGCACATTATGCGCTGGCCTTCGCCGTGGAGCGACGGTTTTCCGGGCTGGCATTTGGAGTGCACCGCAATGAGCACTAAATATTTAGGCAACCAGTTTGATATTCACGGCGGGGGAATGGATTTAAAATTTCCGCACCACGAATGCGAAATTGCACAAGCCGAAGCCTGTAATAATTTAACGCCAGTAAATTACTGGATGCACGCCAATATGCTTACACTCAACGGCAAAAAAATGTCGAAATCTACCGGAAACTATATTCTTCCAGATGAAATGTTTTCGGGTAAAAACGATATTTTAAGCAAGCCCTTTTCGCCTACGGTTACCAAATTTTTTATGTATCAGGCGCACTACCGAAGTATTTTAGATTTTAGCAGCGATGCGTTGGAAGCTTCAGAAAAAGGGTTTAACAGATTGATGGACGCGTACCGAATGCTGGCGGATTTAAACATTTCCGAAAAAAGCAGCATAAATGTCGAAAACTGGCGAAAAGCGTGTTACGACGCTATGAACGACGATTTTAATAGCCCCATTTTAATTGCGCATCTTTTTGAAACCGTAAAATTTGCAAATACAATAAAAGAGGGAAAAGAAACCATTTCCGCAGAAGATTTGGAATTGCTAAAACAAACGATGGAAGATTTTCTTTTCGATGTTCTGGGATTGGAAGATAGCATTTCAGAAAATTCACAGGATGGCGAAAAACTTTCGGCTGCGGTGGAACTTCTTATTCAATTAAGAAATAAAGCGCGCGCAGACAAAGATTTTGCCATGAGCGACAAAATTAGAGACGAGCTTGCCTCCAAAGGAATTCAGTTAAAGGACGGAAAAGAAGGAACAACTTTTTCACTTAATTAA
- the folE gene encoding GTP cyclohydrolase I FolE, with protein sequence MDLEKQLKEIEAMGIDHIAGSTETPMRPDAFELSDIEKIASIKKDVQNIMHTLGLDLNDDSLKGTPTRVAKMFVQEIFGGLHPDRKPKASTFENKYKYQEMLVEKNITLYSTCEHHLLPIVGKAHIAYISNGTVVGLSKMNRIVDYYAKRPQVQERLTMQIVKELQNVLNTEDVACVIDAKHLCVNSRGIRDIDSSTVTSEFGGAFKNSETRREFLDYIKLDTEF encoded by the coding sequence ATGGATTTAGAAAAACAACTTAAGGAAATAGAAGCTATGGGCATTGATCACATAGCCGGCTCAACAGAAACTCCCATGCGTCCTGACGCTTTTGAGCTTAGCGATATAGAAAAAATTGCAAGCATAAAAAAGGACGTTCAGAATATTATGCACACCTTGGGTCTCGATCTTAATGACGATAGTTTAAAAGGCACTCCCACGCGTGTGGCAAAAATGTTTGTTCAGGAAATCTTCGGCGGACTTCATCCAGATAGAAAACCTAAGGCCTCTACTTTTGAAAATAAATATAAATATCAGGAAATGCTCGTGGAAAAGAATATTACGCTCTATTCTACTTGCGAACACCATTTGCTTCCCATTGTCGGAAAGGCACACATTGCGTACATTTCTAACGGCACCGTAGTTGGACTTTCAAAAATGAACCGCATTGTAGATTATTACGCAAAACGCCCACAAGTTCAGGAGCGTTTAACAATGCAAATTGTAAAAGAATTACAAAACGTTTTAAACACCGAAGATGTAGCTTGCGTAATTGATGCCAAACACCTTTGTGTAAATTCCCGGGGTATTCGCGATATTGACAGCAGCACTGTTACCAGCGAATTTGGTGGGGCTTTTAAAAATTCTGAAACGCGTAGGGAGTTTTTAGATTATATAAAGCTAGACACTGAATTTTGA